A genomic window from Rhodococcus sp. KBS0724 includes:
- the dapA gene encoding 4-hydroxy-tetrahydrodipicolinate synthase, which produces MSFRIDPSRITGSIAPLITPFTDDGALDPESLRRLVEWQIRAGTHGISIGGSTGEPSSQTIDERIQAIEIVAEAIGGRVPFIAGTGSAKLDETLTLTAAAERAGADAALVITPYYTRPTQQALYEWYERVAGDNPNLPIIMYNVPSRTAVELAPETVARLHRNIDNIVGIKETTKDFEHFSRVIEAADDGILVWSGIELLCLPLLALGGVGYISATSNIAPRAAAEMYEYWMAGKQDDARRIHYALHPLVDLLFVETNPTTAKWVLEREGRIDSAHVRPPLIPTTKPGIAKVEQLLAQASDLMEREREIS; this is translated from the coding sequence ATGAGCTTCCGTATCGACCCCTCCCGAATCACCGGTTCCATCGCGCCGCTGATCACACCGTTCACCGATGACGGTGCACTCGACCCCGAGAGCCTGCGCCGCCTGGTCGAGTGGCAGATACGCGCAGGCACCCATGGCATCTCGATCGGAGGATCGACCGGCGAGCCGAGCTCTCAAACGATCGACGAACGGATCCAGGCTATCGAGATCGTCGCCGAAGCCATCGGCGGCCGAGTGCCGTTCATCGCCGGAACCGGATCTGCCAAACTCGACGAGACATTGACCCTCACTGCTGCCGCCGAACGCGCCGGAGCCGACGCGGCTCTCGTCATCACCCCGTACTACACACGTCCCACCCAGCAAGCACTCTACGAGTGGTACGAACGGGTCGCCGGCGATAATCCGAACCTGCCGATCATCATGTACAACGTTCCCTCTCGGACAGCCGTAGAACTCGCACCGGAAACCGTTGCGCGCCTTCATCGCAATATCGACAACATCGTCGGGATCAAAGAGACCACCAAGGACTTCGAGCACTTCTCGCGGGTTATCGAAGCCGCCGATGACGGAATACTCGTGTGGTCGGGAATCGAATTGCTGTGCCTGCCCTTGCTGGCGCTCGGTGGGGTCGGTTACATCAGCGCCACCTCGAACATCGCTCCGCGAGCAGCCGCCGAGATGTACGAGTACTGGATGGCAGGCAAGCAGGACGACGCACGCCGGATCCATTACGCCCTGCATCCACTGGTCGATCTGCTGTTCGTGGAGACCAACCCCACTACTGCCAAGTGGGTGCTCGAACGCGAAGGCCGAATCGACTCGGCCCATGTCCGCCCACCTCTCATTCCGACAACAAAACCAGGCATCGCCAAAGTCGAACAGTTGCTCGCTCAGGCGTCGGACCTGATGGAACGTGAAAGGGAAATTTCATGA
- a CDS encoding 3,4-dihydroxy-2-butanone-4-phosphate synthase: MHRVVRKNAGFNSLPNRHPCKYFQEGEAYILLDGDGPLLVFPAQHATTQQLHFAVRHSSGLVHAAMHSDRLDELRIPDQTVLASERSGIPFTVAVDAVGVTTGISGRDRALTLRTLASPDSVPLDLNRPGHILPVRCRPSALHEARTVWEAAVALVERAGFQPVAVACRLMHDRGDVLGEHDSRAFANWASLETVDWQALHLV; this comes from the coding sequence ATGCATCGAGTTGTACGGAAGAATGCTGGGTTCAACAGTTTGCCGAATAGGCATCCCTGTAAGTACTTTCAGGAGGGAGAGGCCTACATTCTGCTCGACGGTGACGGTCCTCTGCTTGTATTTCCGGCACAACACGCCACCACGCAGCAATTACATTTTGCTGTTCGGCACTCGTCCGGCCTCGTTCACGCGGCGATGCACTCAGACCGCCTCGACGAGCTTCGCATCCCCGACCAGACGGTACTCGCGTCGGAACGCTCCGGGATTCCGTTCACTGTCGCGGTCGATGCGGTAGGTGTCACTACCGGGATATCGGGGCGCGATCGTGCTCTCACACTGAGAACTCTTGCCTCACCCGATTCTGTGCCTCTGGATCTAAACCGCCCTGGACACATTCTGCCGGTCAGGTGTCGCCCGTCCGCACTGCATGAGGCTCGAACGGTGTGGGAGGCCGCCGTTGCGCTGGTAGAGCGTGCCGGCTTTCAGCCGGTCGCGGTGGCATGTCGACTCATGCACGATCGCGGTGATGTTCTTGGCGAGCATGATTCGCGGGCTTTCGCGAATTGGGCTTCGCTGGAGACCGTTGATTGGCAGGCATTACATCTGGTCTGA
- a CDS encoding fumarylacetoacetate hydrolase family protein encodes MRLGTMTLDGRQLTVASVDGTIIHDISQFAGAEGLSGLIGSVELSDIVRIDLPSYPIVDPQQADWLPPVSKPNKILCVGLNYSTHAAEVLADVSEHPTLFTRFPSTFVGHEQPLIRPRVSDTLDWEGEIAVVIGTGGRNIDAEGALEHIAGYTVMGENSIREWQLHSKQATAGKNFDRSGSWGPWIITRDEVPDPAALEIVTELNGERVQRGKLADLVFDIGSIVAYISTFTELSPGDVIATGTPAGIGHRQNPPRYLSPGDILTIRIPGFVELSNQVFDDAEDPS; translated from the coding sequence ATGAGGCTCGGCACCATGACACTCGACGGGCGGCAACTGACGGTCGCCAGCGTCGACGGCACAATCATCCACGACATTTCGCAGTTCGCAGGAGCAGAGGGTCTTTCGGGACTAATCGGCTCCGTCGAACTGAGCGACATCGTGCGCATCGATCTGCCGAGCTATCCCATTGTCGACCCGCAGCAGGCGGACTGGCTACCACCGGTCTCGAAACCGAACAAGATCCTGTGCGTCGGGCTCAACTACAGCACTCACGCGGCCGAAGTTCTTGCAGATGTCAGTGAACACCCGACGTTGTTCACACGATTCCCGTCGACATTCGTCGGCCACGAGCAGCCACTCATCCGGCCGCGAGTCTCCGACACTCTCGACTGGGAAGGCGAGATCGCTGTTGTGATCGGGACCGGCGGGCGGAACATCGACGCAGAAGGAGCCCTGGAACACATCGCCGGATATACCGTCATGGGCGAGAACAGCATTCGTGAGTGGCAGCTTCACAGCAAGCAGGCTACAGCGGGAAAGAACTTCGACAGGTCCGGCTCCTGGGGCCCCTGGATCATCACACGCGACGAAGTCCCGGATCCCGCCGCACTGGAAATCGTGACCGAACTGAACGGGGAGCGGGTCCAGCGCGGGAAGCTCGCCGACCTCGTCTTCGACATCGGTTCCATCGTGGCGTACATCAGCACTTTCACCGAACTTTCACCCGGTGACGTGATCGCGACCGGCACACCCGCCGGAATCGGACACCGTCAGAATCCACCGCGCTACCTGTCCCCTGGCGACATACTGACCATCCGAATTCCAGGGTTCGTAGAGCTGAGCAACCAGGTTTTCGATGACGCCGAGGATCCGAGTTGA
- a CDS encoding ornithine cyclodeaminase family protein: MSSPTDTTAHQRSVGTASVFSNEQVVAIVDQRSAISALRDVLVSAYRGTARSIPKTMARFDGQSTAHSLGAVDTDQQVVAFKSWVNTPNGASALLSLFDAADGRALAVMNADALGMLRTAGTAAVATDIMAASDAAQLGLLGTGRQAIHQVAAVHTVRPLELVRVWSPSEESRERFANVLRDKVGVRVEVADTARAAVHDASIVTTVTRAQEPFLDGAWLAHGAHLNAVGAILPTTAELLPSVLPLSDFTTVDDVENARRGSRELREHFGDNLDSVMTLGEAIDRSMKPPADARLTVYKGLGSGLTDLALAALVWHRFQDSLDSKDAR; encoded by the coding sequence ATGTCTTCACCTACAGACACCACCGCACATCAACGTTCGGTCGGCACGGCCTCCGTCTTCAGCAACGAACAAGTCGTCGCGATCGTCGATCAGCGCTCGGCAATCAGCGCGCTCCGCGACGTTCTGGTCTCTGCCTACCGCGGAACCGCTCGCTCCATCCCCAAGACAATGGCCCGATTTGATGGGCAGAGCACGGCGCATTCGCTCGGCGCCGTCGATACCGACCAGCAGGTCGTCGCGTTCAAGAGCTGGGTGAATACGCCCAACGGGGCATCTGCGCTCCTATCGTTGTTCGACGCGGCCGATGGACGGGCTCTCGCCGTCATGAATGCCGACGCGCTAGGGATGTTGCGCACCGCCGGCACAGCTGCGGTGGCCACCGACATCATGGCCGCATCTGACGCCGCTCAGCTGGGATTGCTGGGCACAGGTCGTCAGGCGATACACCAAGTTGCTGCTGTTCATACCGTTCGCCCACTCGAACTCGTTCGCGTGTGGAGCCCATCCGAGGAAAGTCGAGAGCGTTTCGCAAATGTGTTGCGCGACAAGGTCGGAGTTCGTGTGGAAGTCGCCGACACCGCGCGTGCGGCAGTGCACGATGCATCTATCGTCACTACCGTCACCCGGGCGCAGGAGCCGTTCCTCGACGGCGCATGGCTGGCTCACGGGGCACACCTCAACGCGGTCGGGGCGATCCTGCCGACCACTGCGGAGTTGCTCCCATCAGTGCTGCCACTGAGCGACTTCACGACCGTCGACGATGTGGAGAATGCTCGTCGCGGATCACGAGAGCTACGAGAACATTTCGGCGATAACCTCGATTCGGTCATGACACTCGGCGAAGCAATCGACCGCTCGATGAAACCCCCAGCCGATGCGCGGCTCACTGTGTACAAGGGCCTCGGTTCAGGCCTCACCGACCTGGCATTGGCCGCGCTCGTCTGGCACCGATTCCAAGACTCACTCGACTCGAAGGACGCCCGATGA
- a CDS encoding MFS transporter has product MPPTLPATPLSASAKPVANAVPRPTRSLIGVFLGNALEGYDWAVYAVFAPFFATQVFDPTNPTSALLSTFAVFGAGFLIRPFGGVLFGWMADRFGRKPSLLVAIGCATAGMLLIAAVPTYEVAGVGAGAILLLARLLQGLAHTGEVASAYTYVAEVAPARRRGLWSSAIYVSLTAAIIAATLIGALLNSALSADAMSSWGWRVPFAIGFALGVITLVLRRRMPESHTFTEMVDEQPTQREGVLTGLWKHRASGMRVFLIMASLSALYYAWGVASTTWAIKVVGIGATQALWSGVAALTVSMLVLPFAGALSDRIGRRGNFFLFGIGVGVLAYPMDQLARQGTFGFAAAMTVMLVLFTLVGSILPALLSELFPTEVRATGIAVPYALSAVVFAGTTPYLQQWLAENGNPYVFPVYLSVAAVFGAVVMYFTPETKGKVFTVSASRS; this is encoded by the coding sequence ATGCCGCCCACCCTCCCTGCCACTCCGCTGTCCGCTTCGGCGAAACCCGTTGCCAATGCGGTCCCACGACCCACTAGGTCGTTGATCGGTGTCTTCCTCGGCAATGCTCTGGAAGGCTATGACTGGGCGGTCTACGCGGTATTCGCACCGTTTTTCGCCACGCAGGTGTTCGACCCGACAAATCCGACATCTGCACTTCTCTCGACGTTTGCCGTCTTCGGTGCCGGCTTTCTTATTCGGCCGTTCGGGGGCGTGCTGTTCGGTTGGATGGCAGACAGGTTCGGACGCAAGCCATCCCTCCTAGTTGCAATCGGATGCGCGACGGCCGGAATGTTGTTGATCGCCGCTGTCCCCACCTATGAGGTTGCCGGCGTCGGAGCCGGAGCGATCCTTCTGCTTGCTCGCCTCCTGCAGGGCCTCGCTCACACTGGCGAGGTCGCCTCGGCTTACACCTATGTCGCTGAAGTTGCGCCCGCGCGTCGGCGTGGATTGTGGTCCTCCGCTATTTACGTCTCGCTCACCGCAGCGATCATCGCTGCGACTTTGATTGGCGCGCTGCTCAACTCCGCTCTATCTGCAGACGCCATGTCGTCCTGGGGTTGGCGGGTTCCGTTCGCTATCGGTTTCGCTCTGGGTGTGATCACGCTGGTTCTGCGTCGCCGTATGCCGGAATCACACACTTTCACCGAGATGGTCGACGAGCAACCCACCCAGCGCGAGGGTGTTCTGACCGGGTTGTGGAAACATCGCGCGTCGGGGATGCGCGTGTTCCTGATCATGGCTTCGCTGTCTGCGCTCTACTACGCGTGGGGTGTGGCAAGTACGACATGGGCAATCAAGGTCGTTGGAATCGGAGCCACGCAAGCGCTGTGGTCAGGCGTTGCGGCTCTGACGGTCAGCATGCTTGTGCTGCCCTTCGCGGGCGCACTGTCGGACCGAATCGGTAGGCGCGGCAATTTCTTCCTCTTCGGTATCGGAGTCGGTGTATTGGCCTACCCCATGGACCAACTCGCGCGGCAAGGCACTTTCGGCTTTGCAGCGGCGATGACCGTCATGCTCGTGCTGTTCACGCTGGTCGGATCAATTCTGCCCGCGCTGCTCTCCGAACTGTTCCCGACAGAAGTGCGCGCTACCGGAATCGCTGTCCCGTATGCGCTTTCGGCAGTGGTCTTCGCAGGCACCACGCCCTATCTGCAGCAGTGGCTCGCCGAGAACGGCAACCCATACGTGTTCCCGGTCTATCTATCGGTCGCCGCGGTCTTCGGTGCCGTCGTCATGTATTTCACCCCTGAGACCAAGGGAAAGGTCTTCACAGTTTCCGCATCTCGATCATAA
- a CDS encoding LysR family transcriptional regulator — protein MDTQLSFRRLEVFRLVVDERSVTRAAEVLMVAQPAVSAQLRALESWVGARLFVRRGNRLVLTEAGERTNEWAKNVLASAAQVRRDVGDLASGDTGRVLVASSMAIGTYLLAPILAKVSKQRPKADVTVSISRPEEVVRGVETGEFDFAVLNWDERELSESTQSEILQTVKLSVFATERLVPKGTTLTVAEALALPLVGAPREVVYQRNLVAQLRADGHDEPRFVIRLGHSEAMVRAAIEHDWAVIAPRYAVGAEGPLRPVDIPDFTLEERIVLVYRRDKHFSPLQEAALDAIRSGLDSVCAATDLVSDEGYQE, from the coding sequence ATGGATACTCAACTGTCCTTTCGTCGACTGGAGGTCTTCCGCCTGGTTGTCGACGAGCGCAGTGTCACGCGTGCCGCCGAGGTTCTCATGGTTGCGCAACCAGCCGTGTCCGCTCAGCTTCGTGCGCTCGAATCATGGGTTGGGGCAAGGTTGTTCGTTCGCCGCGGCAATCGTTTGGTGCTCACGGAGGCTGGGGAGCGAACGAACGAGTGGGCGAAGAATGTTCTCGCAAGTGCGGCTCAAGTTCGGCGCGATGTCGGCGATCTCGCATCCGGAGACACGGGGCGCGTCCTTGTCGCTTCGAGTATGGCGATCGGAACCTACTTGCTGGCTCCGATTCTTGCGAAGGTGAGCAAGCAGCGCCCGAAGGCAGACGTCACCGTATCGATCTCAAGACCGGAGGAGGTAGTGCGCGGCGTCGAGACGGGTGAGTTCGACTTCGCTGTGCTCAACTGGGACGAGCGGGAACTCTCGGAGTCCACACAGTCCGAAATACTTCAGACTGTAAAGCTTTCGGTGTTCGCAACCGAACGTCTGGTGCCGAAGGGGACTACGCTGACGGTCGCCGAGGCGCTGGCCTTGCCTCTGGTGGGCGCCCCGAGAGAAGTTGTGTACCAGCGCAACCTGGTAGCTCAACTCCGCGCCGATGGCCACGATGAACCACGTTTCGTCATCCGACTGGGGCACTCCGAAGCAATGGTCAGGGCAGCGATCGAACATGACTGGGCGGTCATTGCGCCCCGCTATGCGGTGGGCGCGGAGGGCCCACTTCGGCCTGTCGATATTCCCGATTTCACCCTCGAGGAACGAATTGTTCTGGTCTATCGTCGGGACAAGCATTTTTCTCCGCTGCAAGAAGCAGCGCTCGACGCGATCAGAAGTGGGCTCGACAGCGTCTGCGCAGCGACCGACCTCGTCTCGGACGAGGGTTACCAGGAGTAG
- a CDS encoding AMP-binding protein, giving the protein MPFNSPFTSVTIPDVGLASYVLDDLSPQDEGRRAVVDYDSGDVLTYGQLTQAVDAFADAVAGELCPGEVVALIGPNSARWVVAYLGCLRAGIVVTPLNTLATVDEIAKQITGSAAALVYCDASTATVARSGAEISGLANNSVRELSGVSLYPDESIHAPVRLVSDPGSHLAVVPYSSGTTGVPKGVMLSHRNLVANLCQLDDSLDVTTDSVVVGLLPFSHIYGMSVVLNLSLRRRATIVTMRSFSLESLLAVIQTERATHLPVAPPVMVALAKAPSVSDFDISSVQVVLSGAAPLDAVLAKTVEDRLGCAVRQAYGMTEMSPVSHIAPLSVAAIPAESVGLTVANMTCKLVDPANGVEYDIPSSGVSLPGELWCKGPNIMLGYLNNSAATADTLDSNGYLHTGDIAVVDSAGAITIVDRLKELIKYKGYQVAPAELEGILLTHEMIVDAAVVGQPLGNGDEAPHAFVVRAVGSGLSESAVVAHVEERVAPYKKVRRVTFVDTIPKSASGKILRRSLRQPS; this is encoded by the coding sequence ATGCCATTCAACAGCCCGTTCACGTCCGTCACGATCCCTGACGTCGGACTAGCAAGTTACGTCCTCGATGACCTGTCCCCCCAGGATGAGGGTCGACGCGCTGTGGTCGACTACGACAGCGGGGACGTACTCACCTACGGGCAGCTGACGCAAGCTGTCGATGCCTTCGCCGATGCTGTCGCCGGCGAACTCTGCCCAGGCGAGGTCGTCGCGCTCATCGGTCCGAATTCGGCGCGATGGGTTGTCGCCTACCTCGGCTGCCTGAGGGCAGGCATTGTCGTCACGCCGCTGAACACACTCGCCACGGTGGACGAGATTGCCAAACAGATCACCGGATCTGCTGCGGCACTGGTTTATTGCGATGCATCGACGGCAACTGTTGCCCGGTCTGGTGCCGAAATATCCGGTCTCGCGAATAACTCGGTTCGAGAGTTGAGCGGCGTCTCGTTGTACCCCGACGAAAGTATCCACGCGCCCGTCCGCCTGGTTTCCGATCCTGGATCGCACCTAGCTGTTGTTCCTTACTCTTCAGGGACTACCGGTGTACCGAAGGGCGTGATGCTGAGCCATCGCAACCTCGTGGCCAACCTGTGTCAACTCGACGACTCACTCGACGTGACCACCGACTCCGTCGTCGTGGGGCTCCTACCGTTCTCACATATCTACGGGATGTCGGTCGTCCTCAACCTGTCACTGCGGCGACGAGCCACCATCGTCACGATGCGATCGTTCAGCCTCGAGTCATTGCTTGCTGTCATACAGACCGAGCGGGCGACTCACCTACCCGTCGCACCCCCAGTAATGGTTGCGCTCGCAAAAGCGCCTTCTGTCAGCGACTTCGACATTTCGTCTGTGCAGGTAGTTCTGTCCGGCGCCGCACCACTCGATGCGGTGTTGGCGAAGACGGTCGAGGACCGCCTTGGCTGCGCTGTCAGACAGGCATACGGGATGACGGAGATGAGCCCAGTCAGTCACATCGCCCCGCTGTCTGTCGCAGCGATACCCGCCGAGTCCGTCGGACTGACCGTGGCCAACATGACCTGCAAATTGGTCGATCCTGCAAACGGAGTGGAGTACGACATCCCCTCTTCGGGTGTCAGTCTCCCCGGTGAATTATGGTGCAAAGGTCCAAATATCATGCTCGGCTATCTCAACAACTCGGCTGCCACGGCCGATACCCTGGACTCCAATGGCTACCTCCACACGGGTGACATTGCCGTCGTCGACAGCGCCGGCGCGATTACAATCGTCGATCGGTTGAAAGAGCTCATCAAGTACAAGGGCTACCAGGTTGCCCCAGCCGAATTGGAGGGCATTCTTCTCACACACGAAATGATCGTCGATGCTGCCGTCGTAGGTCAGCCATTGGGGAACGGCGACGAAGCACCCCACGCGTTCGTCGTACGTGCTGTCGGATCAGGACTGTCTGAATCAGCGGTCGTCGCACACGTCGAGGAACGAGTTGCACCGTACAAGAAAGTGCGGCGGGTTACGTTCGTCGACACCATTCCCAAGTCAGCGTCGGGCAAAATTTTGCGCCGCAGCCTTAGACAGCCGAGCTGA
- a CDS encoding flavin reductase family protein — MSTTIGRDTDLAAALRDVMGDVCTPVAVVTSCTDGKPFGSTVSAFTSLSMNPPMVLVALSRESETLRVVMSSGKFGVNVLGSENKDLSATFARKAVDKFQGVQWRLSSGTPRIIDAAAWIACDVSTLTDGGDHVIISGHVVDAQLNTAAPLTYYRRQFGTHLPFPADI, encoded by the coding sequence TTGAGTACGACAATCGGCCGGGACACCGATCTCGCCGCAGCTCTCCGTGACGTCATGGGCGATGTATGTACACCCGTGGCCGTCGTGACCTCATGCACAGACGGAAAACCATTCGGTTCGACCGTCAGTGCTTTCACGTCACTGTCGATGAATCCGCCGATGGTTCTAGTCGCCCTGAGTCGCGAATCTGAAACGCTCCGCGTGGTGATGAGCTCCGGCAAGTTCGGAGTCAATGTGCTTGGCAGCGAAAATAAGGATTTGTCAGCGACTTTCGCACGGAAGGCGGTCGATAAGTTCCAGGGTGTGCAGTGGAGGCTGTCTTCCGGAACGCCCCGGATCATCGATGCTGCAGCGTGGATAGCCTGTGACGTCTCGACGCTGACCGACGGCGGCGACCACGTGATCATCTCCGGTCACGTGGTCGATGCACAGCTCAATACAGCCGCTCCCCTGACCTACTACCGACGACAGTTCGGAACACACCTACCTTTTCCCGCGGACATCTGA
- a CDS encoding MBL fold metallo-hydrolase: MSTTITEIAPDIYRMSTFVPEANLAMNQFLVDGEEPLLFHAGQRALFTPVSDALSQLIDIGRLKWITFGHVEADECGAMNSWLAAAPDAQVAHGAMGCFVQVGDLADRPPIPLQDGDVLETGVRRVRHIDTPHVPHGWDAGLMFEETTSTLFCGDLFTAFGNHPTTTEHDIIGPALETEDLGHATALTPDLEPTIRALADLEPRILATMHTSTFYGDCVDTLHELANAYAERFAAETEKWKSDQM; this comes from the coding sequence ATGAGTACCACGATCACCGAAATCGCGCCGGACATCTATCGCATGTCGACGTTTGTTCCGGAAGCCAACCTCGCGATGAACCAGTTTCTTGTCGACGGTGAGGAACCCTTGCTCTTCCACGCCGGGCAGCGAGCGTTGTTCACCCCGGTCTCCGACGCACTGTCCCAGTTGATCGACATCGGCCGGTTGAAGTGGATCACGTTCGGACATGTCGAGGCCGACGAATGCGGAGCGATGAATTCGTGGCTCGCCGCCGCACCGGACGCCCAGGTTGCGCATGGTGCCATGGGGTGCTTCGTTCAAGTGGGCGATCTTGCCGACCGGCCACCAATTCCCTTGCAAGACGGTGATGTTCTCGAAACAGGTGTCCGACGCGTTCGGCACATCGACACACCGCACGTTCCGCACGGCTGGGACGCGGGCCTGATGTTCGAGGAGACAACGTCGACCCTCTTCTGTGGTGACCTGTTCACCGCGTTCGGGAACCACCCCACCACCACCGAGCACGACATCATCGGCCCGGCATTGGAAACCGAAGACCTGGGACATGCCACCGCTCTGACGCCGGATCTCGAACCCACGATCCGCGCTCTGGCAGATCTCGAACCGCGGATCCTGGCGACCATGCACACGTCCACGTTTTACGGAGACTGCGTCGACACGCTTCACGAACTGGCAAACGCGTACGCCGAACGGTTCGCCGCCGAAACCGAAAAGTGGAAGTCAGACCAGATGTAA
- a CDS encoding LLM class flavin-dependent oxidoreductase, with translation MKRQPADTSELHFGYFFPSGKTNFLYSDEAARTRPEMNKRNLLALAQTAEAVGFDSLFIADNWSGHQRAAEAAGHQAPAYHAPLLSMALFAATEHIGVISTFHTTHHKPAHVARMGATLDAFSDGRWGWNVVTGFSAAEAALFGEEFIEHDERYRMAGEFVSVVTSLWSEHEPIEFEGEYYKAMGRIKLPRPAQQPRPLLVSAGASPAGTAFASQYCDQLVAMANTPELLSQTGARLGEFAEQAGRSVDLCPFSMAIVREGDGEAEEVFEGLLTTLNVDATAEIAADVLGSIESSRAMYEKMGPDEATRAFGGAGSMLKFIGTPEKVAAELISLKSTTGAANLLVNFPLWSPEELKSFSPVLDILREEGIWSPPSDRDYSW, from the coding sequence ATGAAACGCCAACCCGCCGACACCTCCGAGCTGCACTTCGGATACTTTTTCCCGTCCGGCAAAACCAATTTCCTCTACTCCGACGAGGCTGCACGAACTCGACCGGAGATGAACAAGAGGAATCTCCTGGCCTTGGCACAAACGGCCGAAGCTGTCGGATTCGATTCCTTGTTCATCGCCGACAATTGGTCAGGTCACCAGCGCGCCGCGGAGGCAGCGGGGCATCAGGCTCCTGCGTATCACGCGCCTCTGCTGTCAATGGCCTTGTTCGCCGCAACCGAGCACATCGGAGTCATCTCGACATTTCACACCACTCACCATAAACCGGCTCATGTCGCGCGGATGGGGGCAACGCTCGACGCATTCAGCGACGGCCGGTGGGGGTGGAACGTCGTCACAGGGTTCAGCGCCGCCGAGGCTGCGTTGTTCGGTGAGGAATTCATCGAACATGACGAACGGTATCGGATGGCGGGTGAGTTCGTGAGCGTAGTTACCTCACTGTGGAGTGAGCACGAGCCGATCGAATTCGAAGGTGAATATTACAAGGCAATGGGCAGGATCAAGCTGCCGCGCCCTGCGCAACAGCCTCGACCGCTCCTGGTGAGCGCCGGCGCATCACCCGCAGGAACGGCATTTGCGTCTCAGTACTGCGATCAACTGGTCGCGATGGCAAACACTCCGGAATTGTTGTCACAGACCGGTGCTCGCCTCGGCGAGTTTGCCGAACAGGCCGGCCGATCTGTCGATTTGTGTCCCTTCTCGATGGCGATCGTTCGCGAGGGCGACGGAGAGGCCGAGGAAGTCTTCGAGGGACTGTTGACGACTTTGAATGTCGACGCCACCGCGGAGATTGCAGCCGACGTACTCGGCTCGATCGAGTCGTCTCGCGCAATGTACGAGAAGATGGGGCCGGACGAGGCGACAAGAGCCTTCGGTGGAGCCGGTTCGATGCTCAAGTTTATCGGAACACCGGAAAAGGTTGCTGCGGAACTAATTTCGCTTAAGTCGACCACGGGAGCCGCGAATCTGCTGGTCAATTTTCCTCTGTGGAGTCCCGAAGAACTGAAGTCGTTCAGCCCAGTTCTGGACATACTGCGCGAGGAAGGGATTTGGTCGCCGCCGTCCGATCGCGACTACTCCTGGTAA